Proteins from a single region of Corynebacterium casei LMG S-19264:
- a CDS encoding DUF294 nucleotidyltransferase-like domain-containing protein, producing the protein MSVELEEVQNFLASIEPYRHLPEEELAALASKLTVRYIRRGEIVLDFEEANDHLRIIRSGAIDILGPDNVLLDRRDPGLTFGYSTLMGTNASRYRMEAVEDSLVYEMPREVFMQLSKHYPDISRFYSSQSRRIRAAAEEITNAGANTNVLRTHIHDVKIAKPRSCPPDLSIREAAQRMEEYSVSSLLVIEGDELLGIITDRDMRGRVVAQGVDTARPVADVMTKDLLTLGSDSLAMEALMYMSERKIHHLPVVDKGTVTGIVTQNDIARLLHNDPVFLTADLSRKNSVDELADAFTRTTKVVAQLIESGAAPEETAGMITIAADSVARRLFTLGIEKFGKPPVDFAFVAVGSQGRREMVLASDQDNALVLSDDFVHADHNSYFQKLTEFVCLGLDRAGQVLCPGDMMAMNPQWRMTVSEWEKTFSTWIGAPEPDALLNAQIFFDFRVIAGSNELGQEVHDSAVSHGTNARRMHAHLASLAARREPPLTFFKGLVVERSGEYANTLDVKKGGTAGIVQMARLYALSAGHSSVETRERLRQASGKTVSPAGSQNLLDAFDYLRSITLKHQASQIRAGQQPNYHIDPKQLSGMERENLRDAFSIIKNMQNALATKYPVRNI; encoded by the coding sequence ATGAGCGTCGAATTAGAAGAGGTTCAAAACTTCCTCGCGTCCATTGAGCCCTACCGGCATTTGCCGGAGGAGGAGCTGGCGGCGCTGGCATCCAAGTTGACGGTGCGCTATATCCGGCGCGGGGAGATCGTGCTGGATTTTGAGGAAGCCAATGATCACCTGCGCATTATCCGCTCAGGTGCCATTGATATTTTGGGCCCGGATAATGTGCTGCTAGACCGCCGCGATCCGGGGCTGACTTTCGGGTACTCCACGCTGATGGGAACTAATGCCTCGCGCTACCGCATGGAGGCGGTGGAGGATTCCTTGGTGTATGAGATGCCGCGTGAGGTGTTCATGCAGCTGTCCAAGCACTATCCGGATATTTCGCGCTTTTATTCCTCGCAGTCGCGGCGTATCCGCGCGGCGGCGGAGGAGATTACTAATGCCGGCGCGAATACCAATGTGCTGCGCACGCATATCCATGACGTCAAGATTGCGAAGCCGCGCTCCTGCCCGCCGGATTTGAGCATTCGGGAGGCGGCGCAGCGCATGGAGGAATACAGTGTGTCCTCCTTGCTGGTCATTGAGGGCGATGAGCTCCTTGGCATCATTACGGATCGCGATATGCGCGGCCGGGTAGTCGCACAGGGGGTTGATACGGCACGGCCGGTGGCGGATGTCATGACCAAAGATTTGCTCACGCTGGGCTCGGATTCTTTGGCCATGGAGGCGCTCATGTACATGTCAGAGCGCAAGATTCATCACCTTCCCGTGGTGGATAAGGGCACGGTGACAGGCATTGTCACGCAGAATGATATCGCGCGTTTGCTGCACAATGATCCGGTGTTTCTCACCGCGGATTTGTCGCGCAAGAATTCGGTGGATGAGCTCGCGGATGCGTTTACTCGTACCACCAAGGTCGTTGCCCAGCTCATTGAAAGCGGGGCGGCGCCGGAAGAGACAGCAGGCATGATTACTATCGCGGCAGATTCCGTGGCGCGCCGGTTGTTCACCCTTGGCATAGAGAAGTTTGGCAAGCCGCCGGTGGACTTCGCTTTCGTCGCAGTCGGCTCCCAGGGTCGCAGGGAGATGGTCTTGGCCTCCGACCAAGACAACGCATTGGTGCTTTCCGATGATTTCGTGCACGCCGACCACAACTCCTACTTCCAGAAGCTCACGGAGTTTGTTTGCCTGGGCCTGGATAGGGCAGGGCAGGTGTTGTGCCCAGGGGACATGATGGCCATGAACCCGCAATGGCGCATGACGGTCAGTGAATGGGAGAAGACCTTCTCCACCTGGATTGGCGCGCCAGAGCCAGATGCGCTGTTAAACGCGCAGATCTTCTTCGACTTCCGGGTGATAGCCGGCAGCAACGAACTCGGACAAGAAGTCCATGACTCGGCAGTTAGCCATGGAACCAATGCGCGCCGCATGCACGCACATCTAGCATCACTAGCAGCGCGCCGGGAACCACCGCTGACCTTCTTTAAAGGCCTGGTGGTGGAGCGTTCTGGCGAGTACGCCAACACCCTTGATGTGAAGAAGGGCGGCACCGCGGGCATCGTGCAGATGGCGAGGCTCTATGCGCTGTCTGCCGGGCATTCCTCGGTGGAAACCAGGGAACGCCTGCGCCAGGCATCGGGTAAGACGGTGAGCCCAGCGGGAAGTCAGAATCTGTTGGATGCTTTTGATTATTTGCGCTCAATTACTTTGAAGCACCAGGCTTCGCAGATTCGCGCGGGCCAGCAGCCGAACTATCACATCGATCCGAAGCAGCTCTCGGGCATGGAGCGGGAGAATCTGCGAGATGCCTTCTCCATTATCAAGAACATGCAAAATGCTTTGGCCACCAAGTATCCAGTCCGCAATATCTAG
- a CDS encoding exonuclease domain-containing protein codes for MGLFDVLRAHKWLDLNAPDPSTPIDDVELLAVDMETTGLKPKQHQIVSIGWVPIANNRVQLSGAKYVLIKGVEVGNSATIHHLRDSDLENGCMLEEAMEMLTKDLMGKAMLAHFAPIETAFYSHACKQLWGKVPQLQVVDTFALERRHMERMSTLPRGEDLRLSRVRSRYGLPNYRNHNALTDAMACAELYLAMAAHRPPSTLKDMQKNLQI; via the coding sequence ATGGGACTGTTTGATGTGCTTCGAGCCCACAAGTGGCTGGACCTAAATGCGCCGGATCCGAGTACGCCCATCGATGATGTCGAGCTCCTCGCCGTCGACATGGAGACAACAGGACTCAAACCCAAGCAGCATCAGATTGTGTCGATTGGTTGGGTACCAATCGCTAACAACCGGGTGCAGCTGTCAGGCGCGAAGTATGTGTTGATTAAAGGCGTAGAGGTCGGAAATTCAGCGACAATCCACCACCTGCGCGATAGCGACCTGGAAAATGGCTGCATGCTTGAAGAGGCCATGGAGATGCTCACCAAGGACCTGATGGGCAAGGCGATGCTCGCGCACTTCGCGCCGATTGAGACGGCTTTTTATTCGCATGCCTGCAAACAGCTGTGGGGGAAAGTACCACAACTACAGGTGGTGGACACTTTCGCGCTAGAGCGCCGACACATGGAACGAATGAGCACCCTCCCGCGTGGTGAGGACCTACGGCTGAGCCGGGTGCGCAGCCGCTATGGATTGCCCAATTACCGCAACCACAATGCGCTAACGGATGCCATGGCTTGTGCGGAGCTCTACCTCGCGATGGCCGCACATCGCCCGCCGAGCACACTGAAAGATATGCAGAAGAATCTTCAGATCTAA
- a CDS encoding cytochrome c-type biogenesis protein, with product MSLDVIELLGLVVSAIVMLYTLLSRFSVSDELERAKALQEAARLFDELESQGHDFGADKGIVSSNDASVGYKKSLRNLHFHTTFGVGEISLMALGSFVLALGIYLMSVTVETGIAAVLWYALALFALIGVPAVWIFVRRYVINRESREISDEEKARLLGRSTEG from the coding sequence ATGTCACTTGATGTCATTGAACTTTTAGGCTTGGTTGTTTCGGCGATAGTCATGCTTTACACATTGTTATCGCGGTTCTCGGTGTCTGATGAGCTCGAGCGAGCAAAAGCATTGCAGGAAGCAGCGCGGCTGTTTGATGAACTGGAGTCGCAGGGACATGACTTCGGGGCAGACAAGGGCATCGTGTCTAGCAATGATGCATCGGTGGGGTACAAGAAGAGCCTGCGCAATCTTCATTTTCACACTACCTTCGGAGTCGGAGAGATCTCGCTGATGGCTTTGGGTAGTTTTGTCCTTGCATTGGGGATTTACCTCATGTCAGTCACTGTGGAAACGGGTATCGCGGCGGTGCTGTGGTACGCCCTGGCACTCTTTGCGCTCATTGGTGTGCCCGCGGTATGGATCTTTGTTCGCCGCTACGTCATCAACCGTGAATCGCGTGAGATTTCGGATGAGGAAAAGGCTCGATTGCTTGGTCGTTCTACTGAGGGCTAG
- a CDS encoding fumarylacetoacetate hydrolase family protein, which translates to MRLGRIAHPDGICFAIIEGDSDDPKSDKLVAKEIAGTPFTTPEPTGREWKLNEVRLLAPTLPTKVVALGRNYADHVAEVFKESAEHLPPTIFIKPSTAVIGPEAPIKIPEFATKVEFEGELAVVISKVSKNIDPENWKDHVLGFTICNDVSSRDLQFQDGQWARAKGIDTFCPLGPWIQTDLDVLDLDDHKINAYLTHDGERVQKQDSNTNQMIVKMGGILAEISQSMTLLPGDVITTGSPAGTAPMFNGDRIEIEIPKVGILANPIANA; encoded by the coding sequence ATGCGTTTAGGACGAATTGCACACCCCGACGGAATTTGCTTCGCCATTATTGAAGGCGACAGCGACGACCCAAAGAGCGACAAGCTTGTAGCTAAAGAAATTGCCGGCACCCCATTTACCACTCCAGAGCCAACTGGCCGTGAGTGGAAGCTGAACGAGGTTCGCCTCTTAGCTCCTACTTTGCCAACCAAAGTTGTTGCATTGGGTCGCAACTATGCAGACCACGTTGCTGAGGTCTTTAAGGAATCAGCAGAGCACCTGCCACCAACCATTTTTATCAAGCCATCCACGGCCGTTATCGGCCCTGAGGCACCAATCAAGATCCCTGAGTTCGCAACCAAGGTTGAGTTCGAAGGCGAGCTGGCAGTAGTTATCTCTAAGGTGTCTAAGAACATTGATCCGGAGAACTGGAAAGACCACGTTCTCGGTTTCACCATTTGCAACGATGTCTCCTCCCGTGACCTGCAGTTCCAGGACGGCCAGTGGGCACGCGCAAAGGGCATTGACACCTTCTGCCCACTGGGCCCATGGATCCAGACTGACCTGGATGTTCTGGATCTTGATGATCACAAGATCAACGCGTATCTCACCCACGATGGTGAGCGCGTGCAGAAGCAGGACTCCAACACCAACCAGATGATTGTGAAGATGGGCGGCATCCTCGCGGAGATCTCCCAGTCCATGACTCTGCTGCCTGGTGACGTCATCACCACTGGCTCCCCAGCGGGTACCGCACCAATGTTCAACGGTGACCGTATCGAGATTGAAATCCCTAAGGTCGGCATCCTCGCCAACCCAATCGCGAATGCTTAA
- a CDS encoding alcohol dehydrogenase catalytic domain-containing protein: protein MTIRGAVLERSGESAPYAESKPLVISEMQLTGPSEGEVLVKITASGLCHSDLSVVNNNRPRPLPMLIGHESAGVIESVGTGVNGFEVGDNVVMTFLPRCGKCDGCKSNGKIPCEVGSKTNTDGTLINGTRHITRDGEIIQHHLGVSGFATYAVVSEKSIVKIGKDVPSDIAAIFGCAILTGGGAVLNEINPKPEDTIAVVGLGGVGMSAIITAAALGVREIVGIDMQAEKCAKAIELGANTAMTPEEAETSGKRFSAVVEAAGHPNALETAYKLTAPGGLTVTVGLPAPGSSITLDPLIMTSEARRIHGSYLGSSVPSKDIPVYEQLWREGKLNVDGLISSHIHLEDINEAMDNLASGEALRQIITFD, encoded by the coding sequence ATTACCATTCGTGGTGCCGTACTTGAGCGCTCTGGGGAATCCGCTCCTTACGCAGAATCCAAGCCTCTCGTCATCTCCGAAATGCAGTTGACAGGACCCAGCGAAGGTGAAGTTCTTGTCAAGATAACTGCATCTGGCCTTTGTCACTCCGATCTATCAGTGGTTAATAACAATCGACCACGGCCACTGCCTATGCTGATCGGTCATGAATCCGCCGGTGTTATTGAGTCCGTTGGTACAGGAGTCAACGGCTTTGAGGTTGGCGATAATGTTGTTATGACCTTTCTTCCACGCTGCGGAAAATGCGATGGATGCAAGTCAAACGGAAAGATTCCCTGTGAAGTTGGTTCCAAGACCAACACTGACGGAACTTTGATTAACGGAACCCGGCACATTACGCGTGACGGTGAAATCATCCAGCATCACCTGGGGGTTTCTGGATTTGCAACCTATGCCGTCGTCTCAGAAAAGTCGATCGTCAAAATTGGTAAGGATGTTCCGTCTGACATTGCGGCGATTTTCGGGTGCGCGATTTTAACGGGTGGCGGGGCAGTCCTCAATGAGATTAACCCAAAACCGGAAGACACCATTGCAGTTGTTGGTCTTGGCGGAGTAGGTATGTCTGCGATCATTACCGCAGCGGCGCTCGGCGTAAGAGAAATCGTGGGTATTGATATGCAGGCCGAAAAATGCGCGAAGGCAATCGAACTAGGTGCTAATACTGCAATGACCCCCGAGGAAGCAGAAACATCCGGGAAGAGGTTTTCAGCCGTGGTCGAAGCGGCGGGCCACCCCAATGCACTTGAGACCGCATATAAGTTGACCGCTCCAGGAGGATTGACTGTCACTGTCGGTCTGCCAGCACCGGGCTCATCCATTACCCTTGACCCGCTGATCATGACCTCTGAGGCTCGCCGAATTCATGGTAGCTACCTAGGTTCATCCGTTCCGTCCAAAGATATCCCTGTCTACGAGCAACTGTGGCGCGAAGGCAAGCTCAACGTTGATGGCCTTATTTCCTCCCACATTCATTTGGAGGACATAAATGAGGCGATGGACAATCTTGCTTCCGGTGAGGCACTTCGCCAGATCATCACGTTTGACTAG
- a CDS encoding permease family protein has protein sequence MNQKNNDVYDSDEGIGVESPHWKAGPFQIRLPFVHYRFEWPDYAQGLFMCVVDLGAIPLMTEALGMPFEVALAVVVLNGLLYLIHHMLGDPVVPGWITPAIPLLMVYVQGFDEGPERVWALISFQLMLGIFSIFLGVTGLATKVVRIVPSGLRAGIVLGAGLAAIISVFQAGGRFHEFPVTITVAVLVAFFLMYSKQFAQLRQKAVGWRILASLGILPAILVAVFVAPIVGETSWPKIEWGFSSPDFVTLWNEYTVFGLGFPPLVMFITAIPTVLAAYIVVFGDILQSDAVLKEADHIRTDEAVVYNPSRAHMLFGGRNMIMSLIGPDIAMCGPLWAAMHVVIVERYKQGKRAMQSIFGGTGSFRWGTNTGLWLLPIVTFVEPILAVGLALTLIIQGFVSCRVGIMEAKNQKDLGIAGITAGVLATQGAAWGFAAGILMLVALYGKDMFKDVRDGTLRQLDEIDPGEGYADTSIELTGSVGDSDEEDSSESPKPLK, from the coding sequence GTGAATCAAAAGAACAATGATGTTTACGATTCGGACGAAGGAATTGGTGTAGAGTCACCGCACTGGAAGGCTGGACCGTTCCAGATCCGTTTGCCTTTCGTCCATTACCGGTTTGAATGGCCAGACTATGCTCAGGGCCTATTCATGTGCGTGGTTGATCTTGGTGCAATCCCGCTGATGACTGAAGCCTTGGGAATGCCATTTGAGGTAGCGCTTGCCGTGGTCGTCCTGAACGGCCTTCTATATCTAATTCACCATATGCTGGGTGATCCAGTGGTTCCTGGTTGGATCACTCCTGCGATTCCGCTGCTCATGGTGTATGTTCAGGGATTTGACGAGGGGCCAGAAAGAGTTTGGGCTCTCATTAGCTTCCAGCTCATGCTGGGAATATTCTCCATATTCTTGGGTGTGACAGGGCTTGCCACCAAGGTCGTAAGGATTGTGCCTTCTGGTCTGCGTGCTGGCATCGTGCTCGGTGCCGGTCTAGCGGCAATTATTTCTGTATTTCAAGCAGGTGGCCGATTCCATGAATTCCCCGTCACAATCACGGTAGCGGTATTGGTTGCATTCTTCCTTATGTACTCCAAGCAATTCGCACAACTGCGACAGAAAGCGGTGGGCTGGCGAATACTCGCATCCCTGGGAATTCTCCCGGCCATATTGGTAGCAGTTTTTGTGGCGCCAATCGTTGGCGAAACTTCATGGCCGAAAATCGAGTGGGGATTTTCATCACCAGACTTCGTTACCCTCTGGAATGAATACACAGTATTCGGCTTAGGCTTTCCGCCACTGGTGATGTTTATCACCGCTATCCCGACAGTGCTTGCTGCCTACATCGTTGTGTTTGGCGATATTCTCCAATCCGATGCAGTGCTCAAAGAAGCGGACCATATTCGTACAGACGAGGCTGTCGTATACAACCCGTCGCGTGCTCACATGCTTTTCGGTGGCAGAAACATGATTATGTCGCTGATTGGGCCAGACATCGCCATGTGCGGACCATTGTGGGCAGCAATGCATGTAGTGATCGTTGAGCGTTACAAGCAGGGCAAGCGTGCTATGCAGTCAATCTTTGGTGGTACAGGTTCGTTCCGCTGGGGTACCAATACGGGCTTGTGGTTGCTCCCCATCGTCACGTTCGTCGAACCGATTCTTGCGGTGGGACTGGCACTTACGCTAATTATCCAGGGCTTCGTCTCGTGCCGTGTGGGAATTATGGAGGCTAAGAACCAGAAAGATCTGGGAATTGCTGGAATTACAGCCGGAGTTCTTGCGACCCAAGGTGCTGCTTGGGGATTTGCCGCAGGTATTCTCATGCTGGTGGCCTTGTACGGGAAAGATATGTTTAAGGATGTCCGTGATGGAACCCTCCGCCAACTCGATGAAATCGATCCGGGCGAAGGTTATGCCGACACATCCATTGAGCTCACGGGATCTGTTGGGGATAGCGATGAAGAAGATTCAAGCGAGTCACCGAAACCATTGAAGTAG
- a CDS encoding helix-turn-helix domain-containing protein: protein MSFLSQVLNFINDESGVPDSLFQRLSPDERQALREFELGFRSSQHWKEITQGILAAAANLSRSKDKEDVLGDLVKSARSILHADVGYISLNNGEDHDTSVLVTSGVVTQQFKDIKIPLGVGVLGMVASRQGSAWTTDHASDPNVTHLPEVDAAVQAEGIRAILGAPLTRNGEIIGALMVGERRKRAYSPNEILVLESLASLASIALEKAELITSLEQSVEALRSAHQNREEQVNELQSLTDVDAILTRLLNQGARPESIARFVSERLNTHTWIFNEAGELLVAFPDQSISSELEKVVSRAQNEESFVTEAGYSAIALSVHERSLGVLSVATTVDEAGSRIVHRASATLATALVFRETLAAAEARQVDDVLRKVVAGTASREDVNRLRKLTGFDVNDFEKSCIVSIETVDLDLRASTVNSVLAGTGIAFSHENHICALVHCAVNISQKSVESAMEPLLDWANARQGDLFIGAVPLARDLESISRQHEKSCALTRSLRQLSLTGRVAMPDSFGSLGLLLGASSESVADIVEATIGELLFYDESHSTELARTALAYLEKNRNVADTARELYVHENTVRQRLDRIKIILGSAWAAGTSALDVHLALRAWTLSNSTVNRENKREFH, encoded by the coding sequence GTGAGTTTTCTATCTCAAGTCTTAAACTTCATTAACGATGAATCAGGTGTGCCAGACTCCCTTTTCCAACGGCTGTCGCCCGACGAGCGACAGGCACTTCGAGAGTTTGAACTGGGATTCCGTTCGTCGCAACACTGGAAAGAGATCACCCAAGGAATACTTGCTGCGGCTGCCAACTTGTCTCGCAGCAAAGATAAAGAAGATGTCCTGGGCGACTTAGTAAAGTCAGCGCGATCAATCCTTCACGCTGATGTTGGCTACATCAGCCTAAACAACGGTGAAGACCACGATACTTCCGTGCTGGTCACTTCAGGCGTCGTCACTCAACAATTCAAGGACATCAAGATTCCACTTGGAGTGGGTGTATTGGGCATGGTGGCGTCTCGTCAAGGTAGCGCTTGGACCACTGATCACGCTTCAGACCCTAATGTAACTCACCTACCGGAGGTGGACGCCGCGGTTCAGGCCGAAGGCATTCGCGCCATCCTAGGAGCTCCACTCACCCGTAACGGGGAAATAATCGGTGCATTGATGGTTGGAGAGAGGCGGAAACGCGCTTATTCTCCCAACGAAATCTTAGTATTGGAATCCCTGGCTTCTCTAGCTTCTATTGCATTAGAAAAGGCTGAACTCATTACATCTCTAGAACAGTCTGTCGAGGCATTGCGCTCTGCCCATCAAAATCGCGAAGAACAGGTGAACGAACTCCAGTCACTTACCGACGTAGATGCAATTCTTACGCGTTTGCTAAATCAGGGAGCTCGACCTGAATCCATTGCCCGCTTCGTGTCTGAGCGGCTCAATACTCATACCTGGATATTCAATGAAGCCGGAGAGCTCTTAGTCGCTTTCCCTGATCAGAGTATTTCTTCGGAACTGGAGAAAGTGGTTTCTCGTGCCCAAAATGAAGAATCCTTCGTTACAGAAGCCGGCTATTCGGCCATTGCTCTTAGTGTTCATGAGCGGTCGCTTGGTGTGTTGTCCGTAGCCACGACGGTGGATGAAGCCGGCTCACGAATTGTTCACCGAGCTTCCGCAACTTTGGCTACTGCATTAGTTTTTCGGGAAACTTTGGCCGCGGCCGAAGCCCGACAAGTCGATGATGTGCTGCGAAAAGTTGTGGCGGGCACGGCTAGCCGTGAAGACGTCAATCGGTTGCGCAAATTGACCGGCTTTGATGTGAATGATTTCGAAAAAAGCTGCATTGTTTCAATTGAAACCGTGGACTTGGACTTAAGAGCCAGTACCGTGAATTCCGTACTCGCCGGAACAGGCATAGCGTTTTCCCATGAAAACCACATTTGTGCGCTGGTGCATTGCGCCGTGAACATTTCCCAAAAGAGTGTCGAAAGCGCAATGGAGCCGTTGCTGGATTGGGCAAACGCACGTCAAGGCGATTTGTTTATTGGAGCAGTGCCATTAGCGAGGGACTTGGAATCTATTTCCCGACAGCATGAAAAATCCTGCGCGCTCACCCGAAGCCTGAGGCAACTCAGCCTGACGGGTCGAGTGGCAATGCCAGACAGTTTTGGCAGCCTCGGATTGTTGCTTGGAGCCAGCTCGGAGTCTGTAGCGGACATCGTAGAAGCCACTATTGGAGAGCTACTCTTTTATGATGAGTCTCATAGCACTGAGCTCGCGCGAACTGCACTGGCGTACTTAGAAAAGAATCGCAATGTGGCAGATACAGCACGCGAATTGTACGTGCATGAAAATACGGTGCGGCAACGGCTAGACCGAATCAAGATCATCCTTGGTAGTGCATGGGCTGCAGGAACGAGCGCGTTGGACGTGCATTTAGCACTTCGAGCCTGGACGCTTTCAAATTCGACTGTAAACAGAGAGAACAAGCGTGAGTTCCACTAA